A part of Phoenix dactylifera cultivar Barhee BC4 chromosome 2, palm_55x_up_171113_PBpolish2nd_filt_p, whole genome shotgun sequence genomic DNA contains:
- the LOC103710769 gene encoding SNF2 domain-containing protein CLASSY 4-like translates to MDCVARRTRSRRALSEGAWLEGSPSLRGHGAAARSSGSSSAGGGREGAGVSDSPDGLGFDERSETSVGAPAPQVIVLDDDGDEDDGGRGVDGDCKKGASLQGNRGHRSSRKSAYADEAVELGAWPRPPGLRNGGESWSSSDRKAVIAVSDLKGDDSEATVEDRTRSKSGSNDVKSASWSGSDAASGGLNACEHEGREGEMLEVNVAERKSEDKEACDGGGEKEIHKIADSNGEVEVLETNDANVEEKDQELMVDEGETHEVHKHDVKFGVQESEQTGKQGVSLNLADANRERKDQEFEIADGKTHEVCEPNVEFRAQESQQTGKEGGSHNLAFANGERKDQDVEVDEGKTHEVHEPNVEFEVEECRESGRKDGSNILADAEGQVDVLEINDVDEEEDAEVGSDKRSAQEVRYFVTTSCVARRTRSRMGKQRRVSYTQYFKVELSDDSEDEEDEEEEEAEDDSCYESDYADPENTRIMSGGGQKGCGEDGQNYKVKPDVRSFSGEDGSIAVAHHAQSCFDSEPCNKKQKVGFASNLDESKENFGFSSGMDCGKGSCRRNQVKSGGGGSKIDVDGREWGSRREGPQLGKTKKRKRLRALKSCSLFNLLVDTICNDLDKLPENLVSSKEKSSLSNVKPSCNKDIFPCIFSFADEDGKPVEKSDFENALDELWADFEFALESNNIGTYNNDEGQIEVDIPEDESDLLTLCSKGKHQFILDEQIGTRCKFCSFVNLEIKYIIPSLATHIWEGSARINSAKVEGTLLFDDLCRTVKDDGNPNSCGLLKGTVWDLVPGIKDKMYEHQQEAFEFMWKNLAGGIDLDELKSGARSDVIGGCVISHAPGTGKTRLSIIFIQTYMKVFPECRPVIVAPSGMLLTWEEEFRKWNVDLPIHNLNAPDYSGKEDIAFRQLAAKEPRNISFMRLVKLYSWVKSNGILGISYGLFKKLTADNSCDPKLSQVLLEKPGLLVLDEGHTPRNERSLIWKALGKIKTEKRIILSGTPFQNNFGELYNIMCLVKPKFAEKISIRTSKRGQRKAKFISYMEQDILPEKNEGKEIWASLTNHVTDDNAEEIRSILKPFVHIHSGNILNTLPGLRECVIELDPPPHQKDIIEKMEHIGSNVIFENEYKTSLASIHPSLVTYLNLSTEEESLLDKPLLEKQKLNPYIGVKTRFVMEVVRLCEALKEKVLIFSQYIQPLSMIKDQLIKLFNWSEGKEVLQMDGKIRTKYRQSSIDIFNDMESEARVLLASTKACCEGISLTGASRVVLLDVVWNPAVGRQAISRAYRIGQKKFVYTYNLMTSGTGERDKYDRQAKKDHLSKLVFSTEIDFTNVRNSSSQAKEEHSTKLISEDKILEEMTAHDKLKGMFLKIYYPPKGICT, encoded by the exons ATGGATTGCGTCGCGAGGAGAACGCGCAGCCGGAGAGCCCTAAGCGAAGGGGCCTGGCTCGAAGGGTCGCCCAGCCTTCGCGGACACGGCGCCGCCGCCCGCTCCAGCGGCTCCTCCTCGGCCGGCGGAGGCCGGGAGGGGGCTGGGGTTTCGGATTCCCCGGATGGATTAGGATTCGATGAGAGGAGCGAGACTTCGGTTGGGGCACCGGCCCCGCAAGTGATCGTCCTCGACGACGACGGTGACGAGGACGACGGAGGAAGAGGAGTTGACGGGGATTGCAAGAAAGGGGCTTCTTTGCAGGGGAATCGCGGCCACCGGAGCTCTCGGAAGTCTGCTTACGCGGATGAGGCGGTGGAATTGGGAGCTTGGCCGCGACCACCGGGGTTGCGGAACGGAGGGGAGTCCTGGTCGTCCTCCGATCGGAAAGCGGTCATCGCCGTTTCGGATCTCAAGGGTGACGATAGCGAGGCCACCGTGGAAGACCGAACGAGGTCGAAATCAGGTTCTAATGATGTAAAATCGGCTTCTTGGAGCGGTTCAGACGCTGCCAGTGGGGGATTGAATGCTTGCGAACATGAAGGAAGAGAAGGGGAAATGCTTGAAGTCAATGTTGCCGAAAGAAAGTCAGAAGATAAAGAAGCCTGTGACGGCGGTGGAGAAAAGGAAATTCATAAAATCGCGGATTCTAATGGGGAAGTCGAAGTTCTAGAAACTAATGATGCTAATGTAGAAGAAAAAGATCAGGAATTGATGGTTGATGAAGGGGAAACCCATGAAGTTCACAAACACGATGTCAAATTTGGAGTTCAAGAATCTgaacaaactggaaaacaagGGGTAAGTCTCAATCTTGCCGACGCcaatagagaaagaaaagatCAGGAATTTGAGATTGCTGACGGGAAAACCCATGAAGTTTGTGAACCCAATGTCGAATTCAGAGCTCAAGAATCTCAACAAACTGGCAAAGAAGGGGGGAGCCATAATCTTGCTTTTGCCAATGGAGAAAGAAAAGATCAGGATGTTGAGGTTGATGAAGGGAAAACCCATGAAGTTCACGAACCCAATGTCGAATTCGAAGTTGAAGAATGTCGAGAAAGTGGCAGAAAAGATGGAAGTAACATTCTTGCTGACGCTGAAGGGCAGGTGGATGTTCTGGAAATTAATGATgttgatgaagaagaggatgctGAGGTAGGCAGTGACAAAAGGAGTGCTCAGGAAGTTAGGTATTTTGTGACAACTTCTTGTGTAGCAAGGAGGACTCGATCGCGAATGGGGAAGCAAAGGAGAGTGTCATATACGCAATACTTCAAGGTGGAATTGTCGGATGATTCAGAggatgaggaggatgaagaagaggaggaggcggaaGATGATTCCTGTTATGAAAGTGACTATGCTGATCCTGAGAACACCAGGATAATGAGCGGAGGTGGCCAGAAGGGGTGTGGGGAGGATGGGCAGAACTACAAGGTTAAGCCGGATGTAAGAAGTTTCTCTGGCGAGGACGGGAGTATAGCAGTTGCCCACCATGCTCAATCCTGTTTTGATTCAGAGCCTTGCAACAAGAAACAGAAGGTTGGGTTTGCAAGTAACCTGGATGAATCAAAGGAAAATTTTGGTTTTTCATCTGGTATGGATTGTGGGAAGGGCAGTTGCAGAAGGAATCAGGTTAAGAGTGGTGGTGGTGGCAGCAAGATAGATGTGGATGGGAGAGAATGGGGGTCAAGGCGAGAGGGACCACAGCTGGGGAAAACCAAGAAGAGAAAGCGTTTGCGGGCATTGAAGAGTTGCTCCCTCTTTAATCTTCTTGTTGATACCATTTGCAATGACCTAGATAAGCTTCCAGAGAATTTGGTTTCTTCCAAGGAAAAATCTTCTCTATCAAATGTGAAACCATCTTGCAACAAGGATATATTTCCATGCATATTCTCGTTTGCAGATGAAGATGGCAAACCTGTTGAAAAATCAGATTTTGAGAATGCGCTGGATGAATTATGGGCTGATTTTGAATTTGCTCTAGAGTCGAACAATATCGGTACCTACAATAATGATGAG GGTCAAATAGAAGTTGATATACCTGAGGATGAATCTGATCTATTGACATTATGTTCTAAAGGGAAACACCAGTTTATTCTTGATGAGCAGATAGGAACTAGATGCAAGTTCTGCTCCTTTGTGAATCTGGAGATCAAATATATAATACCATCTTTG GCAACACACATTTGGGAAGGGTCAGCTAGGATAAACTCTGCTAAGGTGGAAGGCACGCTCTTATTTGATGATCTTTGTAGAACAGTTAAAGATGATGGTAATCCAAATTCATGCGGTCTTCTAAAGGGAACTGTATGGGATCTCGTTCCAGGGATTAAGGATAAAATGTATGAACATCAGCAGGAAGCATTTGAGTTTATGTGGAAAAATCTAGCTGGAGGAATTGACCTTGATGAGCTGAAATCAGGTGCTAGATCTGACGTCATTGGTGGGTGTGTGATTTCACATGCCCCAGGGACAGGAAAGACGCGATTATCAATAATCTTTATCCAGACATACATGAAGGTTTTCCCAGAATGCAGGCCTGTAATTGTTGCTCCTAGTGGAATGCTCCTGACGTGGGAAGAAGAATTCAGAAAATGGAACGTGGACCTTCCAATTCATAATTTGAATGCTCCAGACTACTCTGGGAAGGAAGATATTGCCTTCCGTCAGTTGGCAGCGAAAGAACCTCGAAATATCAGTTTCATGCGTCTAGTGAAATTATATTCATGGGTCAAAAGTAACGGTATCCTTGGAATAAGCTATGGCTTGTTCAAAAAGCTAACAGCAGACAACTCTTGTGACCCGAAATTGAGTCAGGTCCTGCTTGAGAAGCCAGGTTTGCTTGTTCTTGATGAGGGGCACACACCCAGAAATGAACGCAGTCTTATTTGGAAGGCACTGGGAAAAATCAAAACAGAAAAACGTATCATCCTTTCTGGAACTccttttcaaaataattttggggaGCTTTACAATATTATGTGTCTGGTAAAACCTAAATTTGCTGAAAAGATCTCAATTAGAACATCAAAACGAGGTCAAAGAAAGGCAAAATTCATCTCGTACATGGAACAAGACATCTTACCAGAAAAGAATGAAGGAAAAGAGATTTGGGCTTCTCTAACTAATCATGTTACTGATGATAATGCGGAAGAAATAAGATCAATATTAAAACCATTTGTGCATATTCATAGTGGCAATATCCTCAACACTCTTCCTGGTTTGAGGGAATGCGTGATTGAATTAGATCCaccacctcaccaaaaagacatCATTGAGAAAATGGAACACATTGGATCGAATGTCATCTTTGAGAATGAATATAAGACCTCCTTGGCTTCTATTCATCCTTCATTAGTCACTTATTTGAACTTGTCTACTGAGGAAGAATCTCTTTTAGACAAACCTTTGCTAGAGAAACAGAAGTTGAACCCCTATATAGGGGTGAAAACAAGATTTGTAATGGAAGTTGTTCGACTTTGCGAAGCATTAAAAGAGAAGGTTTTGATTTTCAGTCAGTATATTCAGCCATTGTCTATGATAAAGGACCAACTAATCAAGTTATTCAATTGGAGTGAAGGGAAGGAGGTGTTGCAGATGGATGGCAAGATCCGCACAAAATATCGTCAATCCTCAATTGATATTTTCAACGATATGGAAAGTGAAGCAAGGGTGCTGCTTGCATCAACAAAGGCTTGCTGTGAAGGGATAAGCCTAACTGGGGCTTCAAGGGTTGTACTTCTGGATGTTGTGTGGAACCCAGCAGTAGGAAGACAAGCCATCAGCCGAGCATACAGAATTGGGCAGAAGAAATTTGTGTACACTTACAACCTGATGACAAGTGGAACAGGGGAAAGAGACAAATATGACAGACAAGCTAAAAAGGATCATCTTTCTAAATTAGTGTTTTCCACTGAAATTGATTTTACTAATGTCAGAAACAGTTCATCACAGGCCAAAGAGGAACATTCAACTAAATTGATTTCTGAAGATAAAATTTTAGAAGAGATGACTGCACATGACAAACTAAAGGGCATGTTTCTCAAGATTTACTATCCACCAAAGGGTATATGCACTTAA